One Oryzomonas sagensis DNA segment encodes these proteins:
- the katG gene encoding catalase/peroxidase HPI yields the protein MTKESKCPVTGRVDRPTAGSGPSNRDWWPNQLNLKILHQHSPQGNPMGEGFSYAEEFGKLDLEAVKKDLSALMTDSQEWWPADYGHYGPLFIRMAWHSAGTYRTGDGRGGAGSGGQRFAPLNSWPDNVNLDKARRLLWPIKQKYGRKISWADLLILAGNCALESMGFKTFGFGGGREDVWEPEEDIYWGGEKEWLATSDKPNSRYSGERDLENPLAAVQMGLIYVNPEGPDGNPDPVASGRDVRETFARMAMNDEETVALIAGGHTFGKCHGAGPASHVGPEPEAAPIEEQGLGWRSSFGSGTGGDTIGSGIEGAWKAKPTTWDMGYLNTLFKYEWELVKSPAGANQWLARDVADEDLVVDAHDPLKKHRPMMTTADLSLRNDPIYEPIARHYQQNPEEFADAFARAWFKLTHRDMGPRSRYLGADVPHEDLLWQDPVPPVTHPLIDERDIASLKGKILASGLSVSHLVATAWASAATFRGSDKRGGANGARIRLLPQREWEVNQPAQLATVLQTLAGIKAEFDGAQTDGKRVSLADLIVLGGCAAVEQAARNGGHELTVPFTPGRTDASQEQTDAASFAVLEPIADGFRNYLKTAYTVSAEELLVDRAQLLTLTAPEMTVLLGGMRVLDANVGQSRHGVFTKRPGTLTNDFFVNLLDMRTAWQAAPEADGVFEGRDRTSGELTWTGTRVDLVFGSNSQLRALAEVYGCEDSQEKFLHDFVAAWNKVMNLDRFDLAGS from the coding sequence ATGACTAAAGAGAGCAAGTGCCCGGTAACGGGCAGAGTTGACAGGCCCACTGCCGGCAGCGGCCCCTCGAACCGGGACTGGTGGCCGAACCAGTTGAACCTGAAGATCCTTCATCAGCATTCTCCCCAGGGCAACCCGATGGGCGAAGGGTTCAGCTATGCCGAGGAATTCGGCAAACTCGACCTTGAGGCGGTGAAGAAGGACCTCTCCGCGCTCATGACCGACTCGCAGGAGTGGTGGCCGGCCGATTACGGCCACTACGGACCGCTCTTCATCAGGATGGCGTGGCACAGCGCAGGCACCTACCGCACCGGCGACGGCCGCGGGGGCGCGGGGTCCGGCGGCCAACGCTTTGCGCCCCTCAACAGTTGGCCGGACAACGTCAACCTCGACAAAGCGCGCCGTCTGCTGTGGCCGATCAAACAGAAATACGGCAGGAAGATCTCCTGGGCCGACCTGCTGATCCTCGCCGGCAACTGCGCCCTGGAGTCCATGGGGTTCAAGACCTTCGGCTTCGGCGGCGGGCGTGAAGACGTCTGGGAACCGGAAGAGGATATCTACTGGGGAGGTGAAAAGGAATGGCTGGCCACCAGCGACAAGCCCAACAGCCGCTACTCCGGCGAGCGGGACCTGGAGAACCCCCTCGCCGCCGTGCAGATGGGGCTGATTTACGTGAACCCGGAAGGGCCGGACGGCAACCCGGACCCGGTCGCCTCCGGCCGTGACGTTCGCGAGACCTTCGCGCGCATGGCGATGAACGACGAGGAGACGGTCGCCCTCATCGCCGGCGGGCACACCTTCGGCAAGTGCCACGGCGCCGGACCCGCGTCGCACGTGGGCCCGGAACCCGAGGCCGCACCCATCGAAGAACAGGGCCTCGGCTGGAGGAGCAGCTTCGGCAGCGGCACAGGGGGCGACACGATCGGCAGCGGCATCGAGGGCGCCTGGAAAGCGAAACCGACCACCTGGGACATGGGCTACCTGAACACGCTGTTCAAGTACGAGTGGGAGCTGGTGAAGAGCCCGGCCGGCGCGAATCAGTGGCTGGCCAGGGACGTGGCCGACGAGGACCTGGTGGTTGACGCGCACGATCCGTTGAAGAAGCACCGGCCGATGATGACCACGGCGGACCTTTCCCTTCGCAACGACCCGATCTACGAGCCGATCGCGCGGCACTACCAGCAGAACCCCGAGGAGTTCGCGGACGCCTTCGCCCGGGCGTGGTTCAAACTGACCCACCGCGACATGGGGCCGCGCTCGCGCTATCTCGGCGCTGATGTACCCCATGAAGACCTCCTGTGGCAAGACCCGGTCCCCCCGGTCACTCACCCATTGATCGACGAACGGGACATCGCCTCCCTCAAGGGCAAGATCCTTGCTTCGGGCCTGTCCGTCTCCCACCTGGTCGCCACGGCCTGGGCTTCGGCCGCCACCTTCCGCGGCTCCGACAAGCGGGGCGGGGCTAACGGCGCGCGCATCCGCCTCTTGCCGCAGAGGGAGTGGGAGGTCAACCAGCCGGCCCAACTGGCGACGGTGCTCCAGACCCTGGCGGGGATCAAGGCGGAGTTCGACGGCGCGCAAACGGACGGGAAGCGGGTCTCCCTCGCCGACCTGATCGTGCTGGGGGGATGCGCCGCTGTCGAGCAAGCTGCGAGGAATGGCGGCCATGAGCTGACCGTTCCCTTCACGCCGGGACGCACGGATGCCTCTCAGGAGCAGACCGACGCGGCGTCGTTCGCCGTCCTCGAGCCGATTGCGGACGGATTCCGCAACTACCTCAAAACCGCATACACCGTATCGGCGGAGGAGCTGCTCGTTGACCGGGCGCAGTTGCTGACGCTGACCGCCCCCGAGATGACGGTTCTCCTTGGCGGCATGCGCGTCCTGGACGCCAACGTCGGCCAGTCCCGGCACGGCGTCTTCACCAAGCGGCCCGGGACGCTCACCAACGACTTCTTCGTGAACCTGCTCGACATGCGCACCGCGTGGCAGGCAGCCCCGGAAGCCGACGGCGTGTTCGAGGGGCGTGACCGCACGAGCGGCGAACTCACGTGGACCGGCACCCGGGTCGACCTCGTCTTCGGTTCCAACTCCCAACTCAGGGCCCTGGCGGAAGTCTACGGATGCGAGGATTCCCAAGAGAAGTTTCTGCACGACTTTGTAGCGGCGTGGAACAAAGTAATGAACCTTGACCGTTTCGACCTCGCCGGATCGTAA
- the draG gene encoding ADP-ribosyl-[dinitrogen reductase] hydrolase, with the protein MFNLYNPAEISSRATAAFIGMAIGDALGATVEFMTASEIAAKYGTFKEIIGGGWLRLKPGQVTDDTEMALCIARAIVENQGWSVESIARNFAAWLKSRPVDCGDTCRKGIRAYMLNGTLESPPNEWDAGNGAAMRIVPVALFSLPDGELLKKYALEQAHITHNNPLSDAACVCLGELLHLAICGASRTRLRRQADGLVARFPTFHFEPYRGLATGYVVDTLQTVFHWFFKGKNFEECVVGTVNQGADADTTGAICGMLAGAYYGMEGIPQRWLKKVDRNVISEITTLAGRLIAASPAGSMM; encoded by the coding sequence ATGTTCAACCTGTACAATCCCGCAGAAATCAGCAGCAGAGCCACGGCAGCCTTTATCGGCATGGCCATCGGCGACGCCCTCGGCGCGACGGTCGAGTTCATGACGGCGTCGGAGATTGCCGCAAAATACGGCACCTTCAAGGAGATCATCGGCGGCGGCTGGCTCCGCCTGAAGCCGGGGCAGGTAACCGACGACACCGAGATGGCCCTCTGCATCGCCCGGGCAATCGTCGAAAACCAGGGATGGTCCGTGGAGAGCATCGCCCGCAATTTTGCCGCCTGGCTCAAATCCCGGCCGGTGGATTGCGGCGACACCTGCCGCAAGGGTATCCGCGCCTACATGTTGAACGGCACCCTGGAATCGCCCCCGAACGAGTGGGACGCCGGCAACGGCGCTGCCATGCGGATCGTGCCGGTGGCGCTCTTCTCCCTCCCCGACGGTGAACTGTTGAAGAAATATGCGCTCGAACAGGCCCACATCACCCACAACAACCCCCTGTCGGACGCGGCCTGCGTCTGCCTGGGAGAACTTCTGCACCTGGCGATCTGCGGTGCATCCCGGACTCGTCTGCGCCGTCAGGCCGACGGCCTGGTGGCCCGGTTTCCCACCTTTCATTTCGAGCCCTACCGGGGGCTGGCCACCGGCTACGTGGTGGATACGCTCCAGACCGTCTTTCATTGGTTTTTCAAAGGGAAGAACTTCGAGGAGTGCGTCGTGGGGACCGTCAATCAGGGGGCTGACGCGGATACGACCGGCGCCATCTGCGGCATGCTGGCCGGGGCCTACTACGGCATGGAAGGGATTCCCCAGCGCTGGCTGAAGAAGGTGGATAGGAACGTGATTAGCGAGATCACCACGCTGGCCGGGCGGTTGATTGCCGCCAGCCCGGCGGGAAGCATGATGTAA
- the nifH gene encoding nitrogenase iron protein, protein MRQIAIYGKGGIGKSTTTQNTVAGLASIGKKVMIVGCDPKADSTRLILHAKAQNTVMDLVRELGTVEDLELGDVMKVGYGDVKCVESGGPEPGVGCAGRGVITAINFLEENGAYTPDLDFVFYDVLGDVVCGGFAMPIRENKAEEIYIVCSGEMMAMYAANNIAKGILKYASSGKVRLGGLICNSRNTDREDELIEALAKRLGTQMIHFVPRDNQVQRAELRRMTVIEYSPDHKQAEEYRTLAKKISENKMLVVPTPLEMEELEELLMEFGIMEVEDETIVGVAEAAA, encoded by the coding sequence ATGAGACAGATCGCAATCTACGGTAAGGGCGGCATCGGCAAATCGACGACAACACAAAACACGGTAGCCGGTCTGGCATCCATCGGCAAAAAGGTCATGATCGTCGGTTGCGACCCCAAGGCCGACTCGACCCGTTTGATCCTGCATGCCAAGGCCCAGAATACGGTTATGGATCTGGTCCGCGAGTTGGGCACGGTCGAAGACCTGGAGCTTGGCGATGTCATGAAGGTCGGCTACGGCGACGTGAAATGTGTCGAGTCCGGCGGCCCCGAACCGGGCGTCGGCTGCGCCGGCCGCGGCGTCATCACCGCCATCAACTTCCTGGAAGAGAACGGCGCCTACACCCCGGACCTGGATTTCGTCTTCTACGACGTTCTCGGCGACGTCGTCTGCGGCGGGTTCGCCATGCCGATCCGCGAGAACAAGGCCGAAGAGATCTACATCGTCTGCTCCGGCGAGATGATGGCCATGTACGCCGCCAACAACATCGCCAAGGGTATCCTCAAATACGCATCTTCCGGCAAGGTCCGCCTGGGGGGGCTTATCTGCAACTCCCGCAACACCGACCGGGAGGACGAACTGATCGAGGCCCTGGCAAAACGCCTCGGTACCCAGATGATCCACTTCGTGCCCCGCGACAATCAGGTTCAGCGCGCCGAGCTGCGCCGCATGACGGTCATCGAGTACTCGCCCGACCACAAACAGGCCGAAGAGTACCGCACCCTTGCCAAAAAAATCTCCGAGAACAAAATGCTGGTGGTTCCGACCCCGCTGGAGATGGAAGAGCTCGAAGAGCTTCTGATGGAGTTCGGCATCATGGAAGTCGAGGATGAAACGATCGTCGGCGTGGCAGAGGCAGCGGCCTAG
- a CDS encoding radical SAM protein: MASACDMKNRIQGHPCFGGNHHKNGRMHLAVAPRCNIKCGYCTRKHDCANESRPGVTSRLLTPQEAIVKVREVMASPVVGPIIKVIGIAGPGDPLANEQTFETFELVKKEFPHLMLCMSTNGLLLPESIDRLYELGLHSLTVTINAVDPEVGAQIYRHVIYHGHHYTGVEGARILIANQFEGLKRAAELGLTIKVNTVLVPGINDSQVPLIAERVKKLGAFVMNIMPLIPQAELAHIEPPDEQRLAEVRKANEAIIGQFSHCKQCRADAIGLIGQDVTVGESACAAPPQG, translated from the coding sequence ATGGCGAGTGCATGTGACATGAAGAACAGGATTCAAGGGCACCCCTGCTTTGGCGGCAACCATCACAAAAACGGCCGCATGCATCTGGCGGTGGCCCCCCGGTGTAACATCAAGTGCGGTTATTGCACCCGCAAACACGACTGCGCCAACGAATCCCGGCCCGGTGTGACCAGCCGCCTGCTGACCCCCCAGGAGGCGATCGTCAAGGTGCGGGAGGTGATGGCCAGCCCGGTGGTGGGCCCGATCATCAAGGTGATCGGCATCGCCGGCCCCGGCGACCCGCTGGCCAACGAGCAGACCTTTGAAACCTTCGAACTGGTCAAAAAGGAATTCCCGCACCTCATGCTGTGCATGAGCACCAACGGCCTGCTGCTCCCCGAGTCCATCGACCGTCTCTACGAACTGGGACTGCATAGCCTGACCGTCACCATCAACGCCGTCGATCCCGAGGTTGGAGCCCAGATCTATCGCCATGTCATCTATCACGGTCACCACTATACCGGCGTGGAGGGGGCCCGGATCCTGATCGCCAACCAGTTCGAAGGGCTGAAGCGGGCCGCCGAATTGGGGCTGACCATCAAGGTCAATACCGTGCTGGTGCCGGGAATCAACGATAGCCAGGTGCCGTTGATCGCCGAGCGGGTCAAGAAATTGGGCGCCTTTGTGATGAATATCATGCCGCTCATTCCCCAGGCCGAACTGGCACACATCGAACCGCCCGACGAACAGCGGCTGGCGGAGGTGCGCAAGGCCAACGAGGCCATCATCGGGCAGTTCAGCCATTGCAAGCAGTGCCGCGCCGACGCCATCGGCCTGATCGGGCAGGACGTGACGGTCGGGGAATCCGCCTGTGCGGCACCGCCGCAAGGATAG
- the nifK gene encoding nitrogenase molybdenum-iron protein subunit beta: MSNALGLEVKTIVETPPEEVERVKEWINTEEYKEKNFARQALVINPAHACQPLGAQLAAHGFEGTLPFVHGSQGCASYYRSTLNRHFREPAPAVSDAMTEDGAVFGGQNNLHEGLENANALYKPKMIAVFTSCMPEVIGDDLTAFIKNAKQKGFVPKELPVPYANTPSFSGTHINGYDSMLLSILQNLTEGKQIEGRCTGKLNLIPGCDFNTGDYREYKRILEAFGIPYTVLADISDSFDSPCDGDYHIYAGGTKLEDAADSINCKATIAIGSYSTAKTFGWLKDNFSGKHASLPMPMGIGKTDAFIMKVAELFGKDVPASLKNERGRAVDAITDTHQYIHGKKFAVYGDPDYLLGYVSFLLEVGARPHHILCSRGNKKVEKDLQALLDSSPFGQGGKIYMNKDLWHLRSLLMTDPVDAIIGDSHGKFAARDAKVPLFRFGFPVFDRVNKHRYPLIGYQGAINMMTEICNKFIDIKDDTCEDRQFELMR; encoded by the coding sequence ATGTCAAACGCACTAGGACTTGAAGTCAAAACGATCGTCGAGACGCCGCCGGAAGAGGTGGAGCGGGTCAAAGAATGGATCAACACGGAAGAGTATAAAGAAAAAAACTTTGCCCGTCAGGCTCTGGTGATCAACCCGGCTCACGCCTGCCAGCCGTTGGGCGCCCAACTGGCGGCCCACGGCTTTGAAGGGACGCTCCCCTTTGTCCACGGCTCCCAGGGGTGCGCATCCTACTACCGCTCGACCCTCAACCGTCATTTCCGCGAGCCGGCTCCGGCCGTGTCGGATGCCATGACCGAGGACGGCGCGGTGTTCGGCGGCCAGAACAACCTGCACGAGGGGCTGGAGAACGCCAACGCCCTCTATAAGCCGAAGATGATTGCGGTCTTCACCTCCTGCATGCCCGAGGTCATCGGCGACGACCTGACCGCCTTCATCAAGAACGCCAAACAGAAGGGATTTGTGCCCAAGGAACTGCCGGTTCCCTACGCCAATACCCCCAGCTTCAGCGGCACCCATATCAACGGTTACGACTCCATGCTGCTTTCGATCCTGCAGAATCTGACCGAGGGAAAGCAGATTGAAGGCCGCTGCACCGGCAAACTCAACCTGATCCCCGGCTGCGACTTCAACACCGGCGATTACCGGGAGTACAAACGCATCCTGGAGGCATTCGGCATTCCCTACACCGTCCTGGCCGACATCTCCGACAGCTTCGATTCTCCCTGCGACGGCGATTACCACATCTACGCCGGGGGCACCAAGCTGGAGGACGCCGCCGACTCCATCAACTGCAAGGCCACCATCGCCATCGGTTCCTACTCCACTGCCAAGACCTTCGGCTGGCTCAAGGACAACTTCTCGGGCAAGCATGCCTCCCTGCCGATGCCCATGGGGATCGGGAAAACCGACGCCTTTATCATGAAGGTGGCCGAACTGTTCGGCAAGGATGTGCCGGCCTCCCTGAAAAACGAACGCGGCCGCGCCGTGGACGCCATCACCGACACCCATCAGTACATCCACGGCAAGAAGTTCGCCGTGTACGGAGACCCGGACTATCTGCTGGGCTACGTCTCCTTCCTGCTGGAAGTGGGGGCCCGTCCGCACCACATCCTCTGCAGCAGAGGAAACAAGAAGGTCGAGAAGGATCTGCAGGCCCTGTTGGATAGCTCCCCGTTCGGCCAGGGGGGCAAGATCTACATGAACAAGGACCTGTGGCACCTGCGGAGCCTTTTGATGACCGACCCGGTGGACGCCATCATCGGCGATAGCCACGGCAAGTTCGCCGCCCGTGATGCGAAGGTTCCGCTGTTCCGTTTCGGCTTCCCGGTTTTCGACCGGGTCAACAAGCATCGTTACCCGTTGATCGGCTACCAGGGTGCCATCAACATGATGACCGAGATCTGCAACAAGTTCATCGATATCAAGGATGACACGTGCGAGGATCGTCAGTTCGAATTGATGCGGTAG
- the nifD gene encoding nitrogenase molybdenum-iron protein alpha chain — protein sequence MSDKIRKVEGITKESTEALIAETLAVYPEKAKKKRAPHLGANDPASGSACVKSNKKTVPGVMSARGCAYAGAKGVVWGPIRDMVHVSHGPVGCGWYSWGTRRNMMSGITGVTSFPMQFTSDFQEKDIVYGGDKKLKTLLEEAHDLFPLAKGISVLSECPVGLIGDDINSVAKQSAKDLDIPIIPCNCEGFRGVSQSLGHHISNDTIRDFIIGTREYPEPESPYDIALIGEYNIGGDAWSTKPLLEECGFNVKAVWTGDGELEKIAATHKVKLNVIHCYRSMNYMCKVMEEKYGIPWVELNFFGPTKIRNSLRQLAALFDDTIKAKVEAVIAKYDPIMQAVIDEYKPRLDGKKVMLLVGGLRPRHTIGAYEDLGMECVGSGYEFAHTDDYDRTAPEMPDATVVYDDPAEYEFEKFAGALKPDLIGSGIKEKYVFQKMGVPFRQMHSWDYSGPYHGYKGFEVFARDVDMAINSPTWQLVKAPF from the coding sequence ATGTCAGACAAGATACGAAAAGTTGAAGGTATCACCAAGGAGTCGACGGAAGCCTTGATCGCCGAAACCCTGGCGGTATACCCCGAAAAGGCCAAAAAGAAGCGCGCCCCGCATCTGGGCGCCAATGACCCGGCATCCGGTTCGGCCTGCGTCAAGTCCAACAAAAAGACCGTCCCCGGCGTCATGAGCGCCCGCGGCTGCGCCTATGCCGGTGCCAAAGGGGTGGTCTGGGGACCGATCCGCGATATGGTCCACGTCTCCCATGGCCCGGTCGGCTGCGGCTGGTACTCCTGGGGCACCCGCCGCAACATGATGAGCGGCATCACCGGCGTTACCAGCTTTCCGATGCAGTTCACCTCCGATTTCCAGGAAAAGGACATCGTGTACGGCGGCGACAAGAAACTTAAGACCCTGCTGGAAGAGGCCCATGACTTGTTCCCGCTGGCCAAGGGAATCTCGGTCCTTTCCGAATGTCCGGTCGGCCTGATCGGCGATGACATCAACTCGGTAGCCAAACAGTCGGCCAAGGATCTGGACATCCCCATCATCCCCTGTAACTGCGAGGGGTTCCGCGGTGTCTCCCAGTCGTTGGGGCACCATATCTCCAACGATACGATTCGCGACTTCATCATCGGCACCCGCGAGTATCCCGAGCCGGAAAGCCCCTACGACATCGCCCTGATCGGCGAATACAACATCGGCGGCGATGCCTGGTCGACGAAGCCGCTTCTCGAAGAGTGCGGTTTCAACGTCAAGGCCGTATGGACCGGCGACGGCGAGCTGGAGAAGATCGCCGCCACCCACAAGGTCAAGCTCAACGTCATCCACTGCTACCGTTCCATGAACTACATGTGCAAGGTTATGGAAGAGAAGTACGGCATTCCTTGGGTCGAGCTCAATTTCTTCGGTCCGACCAAGATTCGTAACAGCCTCAGGCAGCTTGCCGCGTTGTTCGACGATACCATCAAGGCGAAGGTGGAGGCGGTGATCGCCAAATATGACCCGATCATGCAGGCAGTGATCGACGAGTACAAGCCGCGTCTGGATGGGAAGAAGGTCATGCTGCTGGTTGGCGGGCTCCGCCCGCGCCACACCATCGGCGCATACGAGGACTTGGGCATGGAGTGCGTTGGCTCCGGCTACGAATTTGCCCACACGGACGACTATGACCGTACCGCGCCGGAGATGCCTGACGCCACCGTGGTCTACGACGACCCAGCCGAATACGAGTTCGAGAAGTTTGCCGGCGCCCTCAAGCCCGACCTGATCGGTTCCGGCATCAAGGAGAAATACGTCTTCCAGAAGATGGGTGTCCCCTTCCGCCAGATGCATAGTTGGGACTATTCCGGTCCGTACCACGGCTACAAGGGTTTCGAGGTATTTGCCCGCGATGTTGACATGGCGATTAACAGCCCGACATGGCAGCTGGTGAAGGCGCCTTTCTGA
- a CDS encoding Fur family transcriptional regulator produces MDALQKQVQQFGEACREAGLKLTHQRLEIFSELVRSPDHPSAEALHQRLRKKIPTLSLDTVYRTLATFARHGMITKVETVESQGRFEVTLAPHHHLICSRCNTIMDFQWPSMDETPLPETVKEWGRIDNRSVVAYGICKNCLGG; encoded by the coding sequence GTACAACAGTTCGGGGAGGCCTGCCGGGAAGCAGGCCTTAAGCTCACCCATCAGCGCCTGGAGATCTTCAGCGAACTGGTCCGGTCACCCGACCACCCCTCTGCGGAAGCGCTGCACCAGCGGTTGCGCAAAAAGATCCCCACCTTGTCGCTGGATACGGTGTACCGGACACTGGCAACCTTCGCACGACATGGTATGATTACCAAGGTGGAAACCGTCGAGAGCCAGGGGCGCTTCGAGGTGACGCTCGCTCCCCACCATCACCTGATCTGCAGCAGATGCAACACGATCATGGACTTCCAATGGCCGTCCATGGACGAGACGCCGCTGCCGGAAACGGTCAAAGAGTGGGGCAGGATCGACAACCGGAGCGTGGTGGCCTACGGGATCTGTAAAAACTGTCTGGGCGGATAA
- the nifV gene encoding homocitrate synthase, whose translation MNEPAIIIDDTTLRDGEQTAGVVFSRRDKIAIARMLDSIGVQELECGIPAMGKDEQSDVRALVDLGLNARLITWNRATVPDIQASIDSGVTAVDISLSVSDIMIRNKIRKTREWVKEQLKVALGFAKGKGLYVSVGGEDASRADIPFLIELMQITWAMGGDRFRFCDTLGILDPFGTFDMVRALRTAVPELPLEVHTHNDLGMATANAIAGIRAGAVFVNTTVNGLGERAGNAALEEVVMGLKHASGIDTGIDTHRFRELSLFVAKASNRPLPAWKAVVGERVFAHESGLHADGVIKDPRNYEGFDPAEVGLVRQIVVGKHSGTSGLIERYKDMGIAISRSEAMHLMDKVRKIAQQTRRPLNNNQLIKLYGLKKAA comes from the coding sequence ATGAACGAGCCAGCCATCATCATTGACGATACTACCCTGCGGGACGGGGAACAGACCGCAGGCGTGGTCTTCAGCAGGCGCGATAAGATCGCCATCGCCCGCATGCTCGACTCCATCGGCGTACAGGAGCTGGAATGCGGCATCCCGGCCATGGGCAAGGATGAGCAGAGCGATGTCAGGGCGTTGGTGGACCTGGGGCTCAATGCCCGGCTGATCACCTGGAACCGGGCCACGGTGCCGGATATCCAGGCCAGCATCGACAGCGGCGTCACGGCGGTGGATATCTCCCTGTCGGTTTCGGACATCATGATCCGCAACAAGATCAGGAAGACCCGCGAATGGGTCAAGGAGCAGCTCAAGGTGGCCCTGGGATTCGCCAAGGGGAAAGGGTTGTACGTCTCGGTCGGCGGGGAGGACGCCAGCCGGGCCGATATCCCCTTCCTCATCGAACTGATGCAGATCACCTGGGCCATGGGTGGCGACCGCTTCCGTTTCTGCGATACCCTTGGCATCCTCGATCCCTTCGGCACGTTCGACATGGTGCGCGCCCTGCGTACGGCCGTGCCCGAACTCCCCCTCGAGGTGCATACCCATAACGATCTGGGGATGGCCACCGCCAACGCCATTGCCGGCATCCGCGCCGGTGCCGTGTTCGTCAATACGACGGTCAACGGCCTGGGGGAACGGGCCGGCAACGCCGCACTGGAAGAAGTGGTGATGGGGCTCAAGCATGCCAGCGGCATCGACACCGGCATCGATACCCACCGCTTCCGGGAGTTGTCCCTGTTCGTGGCCAAGGCCTCCAATCGGCCGCTGCCGGCCTGGAAGGCGGTGGTCGGCGAACGGGTCTTTGCCCACGAATCGGGGCTGCACGCCGACGGGGTCATCAAGGACCCCCGGAACTACGAAGGATTCGACCCGGCCGAGGTGGGACTCGTGCGGCAGATCGTGGTGGGCAAGCATTCCGGCACCAGTGGGCTGATCGAACGGTACAAGGATATGGGGATTGCCATCAGCCGTTCCGAGGCCATGCACCTGATGGACAAGGTAAGAAAGATTGCCCAGCAGACGCGGCGGCCGCTCAACAACAACCAGTTGATCAAGCTGTATGGCCTCAAGAAAGCCGCGTGA
- a CDS encoding ArsC/Spx/MgsR family protein yields MARVIFYEKPGCINNGKQKALLRAAGHDLAERSILTHPWTAEELVAFFGALPVREWFNRAAPRVKNGEVVPERMEPDSAIAAMLEEPLLIRRPLMQSGERRMVGFDQDAVHAWIGLWPEEAPRHREDLQHCPRTGTGENCTEPSI; encoded by the coding sequence ATGGCGCGGGTGATTTTCTACGAAAAACCGGGGTGCATAAACAACGGGAAGCAGAAGGCGTTGCTGCGGGCTGCGGGGCATGACCTGGCAGAGCGCAGCATCCTTACCCATCCCTGGACCGCAGAGGAACTTGTGGCGTTCTTCGGTGCCCTGCCGGTGCGGGAGTGGTTCAACCGGGCCGCGCCGCGGGTGAAAAACGGCGAGGTGGTCCCGGAGCGGATGGAGCCGGACAGCGCCATCGCCGCCATGCTGGAGGAGCCGCTCCTCATCAGGCGCCCCCTGATGCAGTCGGGCGAACGGCGCATGGTCGGTTTCGATCAGGATGCCGTCCATGCCTGGATCGGCCTCTGGCCGGAGGAGGCGCCCCGGCACCGGGAGGATCTGCAGCACTGCCCCAGGACCGGGACGGGAGAGAACTGCACCGAACCCTCAATATGA
- a CDS encoding GNAT family N-acetyltransferase has product MTIEPFRKEDVPRFLRLAAAENWVAEPWEFDFLLSTFPDGCLSARDEAGAAVGFVTSLRHDCSGWIGNLIVDRDCRGTGIGEALFLGAFDSLRAAGAETFWLTASKMGKALYEKHGFNSTDTIIRWTGRTGAPTDTAPAAAGAWDAALDRLGWGDRRDGLLAATCRRGTVLAADSAFAVIQPCGQAVQLGPFGAVSPDRAARLLDEALSSLPAGVTVYIDTPACNSGAVALLQERGFRDHGTNVLMYAGVKPDYRPEYIYGLATMGSCG; this is encoded by the coding sequence ATGACCATCGAGCCGTTTCGAAAAGAGGATGTGCCGCGTTTTCTGAGGCTGGCCGCCGCTGAGAACTGGGTGGCGGAACCGTGGGAATTCGATTTCCTGCTGTCCACCTTCCCCGACGGCTGTCTCTCGGCGCGGGACGAGGCGGGCGCTGCCGTCGGCTTCGTGACCTCCCTGCGCCACGATTGCAGCGGCTGGATCGGCAATCTTATCGTCGATCGGGACTGTCGCGGCACCGGCATCGGCGAAGCGCTGTTCCTCGGGGCGTTTGACAGCCTGCGGGCGGCCGGCGCCGAGACCTTCTGGCTGACCGCCTCGAAAATGGGCAAGGCCCTGTATGAAAAGCACGGATTCAATAGCACCGACACCATCATCCGCTGGACCGGCAGGACCGGTGCGCCAACGGATACGGCTCCTGCCGCGGCAGGGGCGTGGGACGCGGCCCTTGACCGGCTCGGATGGGGGGATCGGCGCGACGGCCTGCTTGCCGCTACCTGCCGGCGCGGGACGGTCCTGGCGGCTGATTCCGCCTTTGCGGTTATTCAGCCCTGCGGCCAGGCGGTGCAGCTGGGACCGTTCGGCGCCGTTTCGCCGGATCGGGCCGCGCGCCTGCTCGACGAGGCCCTGAGCAGCCTGCCGGCCGGCGTCACCGTGTATATCGACACCCCGGCCTGCAACTCGGGCGCGGTTGCGCTGCTCCAGGAGCGGGGCTTCAGGGATCACGGCACCAATGTCCTCATGTATGCCGGCGTCAAGCCGGATTACCGGCCGGAGTACATCTACGGCCTGGCAACCATGGGCAGCTGCGGATGA